CACGTCTGCCGGCCTGGTTACCAGCCTGGCCCCCTGACGAATAAGCAAATTGGTACCGGCACTCAGGTTACTGTTAATATTACCCGGTACAGCCATAACCTCCCTTCCCTGTTCAAGGGCTAAATCAGCCGTAATCAGTGCCCCGCTTTTTGCCGCTGCTTCAACAACCAGCACGCCCCGACTCAAGCCACTGATAATACGATTACGGCTGGGAAAATGCCATGGTTGGGGTACTGTACCCGGGGGATACTCTGTCAGCACCGCCCCTTTTTCCATAATTTGCTTCATCAGCCTTTCATTCTCCCTGGGATATACAACATCCGGGCCGCATCCCAGAACAGCAATTGTGCAGCCGGTACGCAGCGCCCCGTGATGTGCCGCACTGTCAATACCCCTGGCCATGCCGCTGACAATAGTTAGGCCTGTTCCCGCCAGTTCAGCCGCAAAGGACTCAGCAGCAGCCAGCCCGTAGGGTGTAGGCCGCCGGGAACCAACTATGGCCAGAGCTGCTTGTTCCACATCCGGCAAATGACCTCTGACAAAAAGAGCCGGCGGCGGGTCATAAATGGCTTTTAACAACGGCGGGTACCCTGAGTCAGCAATGGTTATAATTTGACAATTTATTTTTTCAAGATAGGACAGCAGCCGGTGATACTGTAAACTTTCCCGCCGCTTGACCAACCGGCGGGCACCCTCGCGACCAAGCAAAGGAATGGCCGCCAGCCGGTTCTGGCTGGCCTGCCAGGCCTGTTCGGGGGAGCCGAAATAATTTATTATCTCCCAAACCCGTCGGCCGGCGCCGGGCATAAGTAGCTGCCAGCAAATCCAATATTCCCGGTTTTGCAAGATACCACCCCTGCAGTAAGATTTTTACCACTTTCGGGATGGCAAATGGTTTTTCCTTCCAAGTTGCTAAATTTTTATGAATTCGCCGTTAAAGAAAGAATTTGGGATAAGTCCTGCGCCTGCTTAAACATGTCATGGTGCAAATCCCCCAGTTCCTTCAGCCGGCAGAAGACAGTATTGAGGGTGAAATCTGACGGCATGATACATCCGGCTTCGATTTCTTCCCATAAAACAGGGGTTGATACAGGCGCTCCGGGCAACGGTCTTAAGCTATAAGTCCAGGCCATACTTTTACCCCGGGTGTTTTGCAAATAGTCTACATATACTTTGTGGGGTTCCCTTGCTGCCAGCGCCCTGGTGACGGTGGCCTTGTCGGGCACTGCCCGGGTTACCAAACCGGCCAGCCACTCCATCGCACCGGTGACTTCCCGGAAAGTATAAACAGGCCTTATGGGAATAAAAATATGTATCCCTGCCGCTCCCGAGGTTTTGGGAAAACCCAGTAAACCAAGGTAATCAAGCACTTGGCGCACCACTTCGGCCACCGCCAGGACATCTTGAAAGGCAGCCTGCCGGCCCGGATCCAAATCAATAACCGCTAAATCCGGATATTCCACCCGGGGATGGCGGGATAGCCAGGCGTGCATTTCAATGCAACCCTGATTAGCCAGCCAAACCAGTGTGGCCGTATCATGACAGACAATATAATTTACCCTTTTTTTACTGTGCCTGATGCTGACGGTTTGCATCCATTCGGGTGCATAATCCGGACATTCCTTGTGGTAAAAATATTCACCTGACACGCCGTGGGGATAGCGTTTCATCACCAGGGGCCGCCCTTTGATGTGAGGCAACAAAAAGGGCGCAATGTCCGTATAATACTTTATTAAATGAGCTTTGGTCAAGCCTTCCGGCCATATTAACTTGCTTAAATTAGAGAGCTTAAGTTGTTTTCCTTCCAGGGTTACTTCTGTAACAGCGGTGGCAACCAAACTGCATCCTCCTTTCCCCAACCGTTACTAGTTGTACCCCGGCAGAAAAAAAATAGCCCGGCCAAAGCCGGGGCTGGCATAACAATTAGGTTAAGTAGAAAAAGTACAGGTACACAGAAGATATGATAATAGATACCAGCATGAGCGGGAAGGCCACTTTCATAAAGCCCAGGAAAGTAAAGCGAATACCCTGCTTTTCCGCCATACCGGCCACCACCACGTTGGCTGAAGCACCAATGATGGTACCGTTGCCGCCCAGGCAGGCCCCCAGGGCCAAGGACCACCACAGGGGATCCAGGTTGGCAATGCCGCCCAAGCGGCCCATATCCTGGATCAAAGGAATCATGGTGGCCACAAAGGGGATATTGTCCACAAAGGCAGAAGCAATGGCCGACAGCCAGAGGATCAGCATACCGGTGGTGAGCAGTTCCCCGCCGGTTAACTCCAGCGCCTTTTGAGCTATCCATTCAATAACGCCCACTTCTTCCAAGCCGCCTACCAGAATAAACAGGCCGGCAAAGAAGAAAATGACAGGCCATTCCACCGCTTCCAATGCGTGTTCCGGTTCCTCCCTGGTCAGCAGCAGCAGCAGGGCCGCGCCGAACAGGGCAATGGTGGCAGATTCCAGGTGGACATACTGGTGCAGCAAGAAACCGCAAATGGTAACCGCCAAGGCAAAAAGCGATTTCTTAAGCAATACAGGATCCTTAATTTCATCCTTTTCATTCATGGCCATAATATTTCTTTTTAATTCTTCCCGCACCACAAATTGTTTGCGGTAAATCCACTTCAATAAATAAATAGTGACAACCATAATAACAATTACAACCGGAGCTAAGTTAACTACAAAATCCATAAAACCAAGGCCGACGGCGGAACCAATCATAATGTTCGGCGGGTCGCCGATGAGGGTAGCGGTTCCACCGATGTTGGAAGCCAGCACCTCAGCCAGCAATATGGGCATCGGGTTAATTTCCAGCGCCCGGGCAATGGAGAAGGTTACAGGTACAATTAACAGCACGGTGGTTACGTTGTCCAGCAGGGCAGACAATACTGCAGTAATAAGCGACAGCGCCACCATAATGGCCAGGGGTTCGCCCTTGCTTTGCTTGGCGGCCTTGACCGCCAGATACTCAAACACGCCGGAGCGCCTGGTAATACCCACAATAATCATCATACCCACCAGCAGGCCGATAGTATTAAAATCAATGGCTTTAACAGCCTCTTCCTGGTGCAGCACACCGGCAATAATAAGGATCATGGCCCCAAACAGAGCCACCACGGTACGGTGAATTTTTTCGGAAATAATAATTGCGTATGAAATTAAAAAAACGGCGGTTGCAAATATGACTTGACTGTTTCCCTCCACGACGCATCACCTCAGCAATTAGTTTTTTATGGTATTGTCACCGCCACCACCAAGTATTATAATCCTCCTGCCATGTCATTACAATGACTTTGCCAAAAACAAATAATTCAAATAAACCCTGGTTATGTAAAACCAGGGTTTTACCAAGTATTTAACACATAATTTTTATATGTTTAATGTACTAATGCAGGAATGCCGATAATGGGCCAGAAGGTTAAAGAGAAGATGGCCACCATGGCCAGGATGGCTAAACTGGCCGGAATGCCGGTTACAAAGAACTCGCCGGTACTGAATTGTTTAGATTCATAAGCAATGGCGTTGGGTGCCGCACCGATCAGCAGCAGGAAGGGCATACCGGCCATGGCCACTGATGAATACAGCACGATCTCCGGGTTAACTCCCAGGTATTTGGCAATAACCAGAGCCACCGGCAGGCAGATGGAAATAGCTGCCACATTCATAATAAAGTTGGTTAAGATCAATACCAGCAGTGAAATACCCAGCAGGAACACCAACCAGGGCGCATCCTTAATTAAAGACAACCAGCTGACCGCCATCCATTCCGCAGCACCGGTTTGCCACAGGGCAAAACCGATACTCATGGCCCCGGAGAACAACAATACTATATTCCAGGGGATCGATTTTTCCAGGTCTTTAACAGTAAGGACTTTAGTGATGAAGAAGATCAACCCTGCTGCCAGCAAAGGAACTGAACGGTCCATACCCTTTAGGGCGGGAATAAACTTTTGGAAAATCAAGGTGCACAAGGCAAGGGCTACCACGACCAAGACAAAAATTTCCTGTTTGCTGATAGGGCCTAATTTAGCCAGCTCTTGCTGGGCCCGCTGGCGCAGACCGGGTACTTTGATTTTTTCCGGTTTAAAAATGGTAATCATCAGGAAAAAGATCAGGAAGACCGTGACCCAGCCAAAGGGAGCCAAAGCGGCAGAGAATTGCAAAAAGCTAACGTCTTGACCGGTAAATTCTTTGTAAAAACCAACCGCCGCAGGGTTGCGGGCGCCGCCCATCAAGGTGCAAATACTGCCCGCACCGGCTGCAAAAGCCATGCCGATAAATAAAGCTTTACCAAATTTACTGGGTTTGTTCAGATCGCCGCCGTACAAGGCTAAAATAGACATTAAAATGGGAAACATGGTGCCGGCTACCGCAGTATGGGCCATCACGTGAGTTAACAGGGCCGTCAACACAAAAACCCCCAACAGGATTTTACGAGTATCTTCCCCCACTATAACCAGCATTTTATAAGCTATGCGTTTCGTTATGCCACACTGGGTAAAGGCCAACCCCACCAGCAAAGAGCCTAAAATAAACATCACCGTGGGGTCCATAAAATCCCGAAAAGCCTCCTTAGCCGGCCGGATGCCGAAGACCGGCTGCAAAACACCGATGGCAATACTGGTAACACCAATTGGTATAACTTCAAACACCCACCAGATACCGGCCAACAAAAACAGACCCAAGCCTGCTTTGCCCGCTTGCGACAGTTCAAAGGTTTTACCCATAGGATCAACCGCAGGATTTAAAGGTGGCATAAAGTAAAACAACAGTAAGATTGCAAAACCTAAAAGTACAAAGAAATAACGTTTTAATTCACTGTTCACAGCCATCACCCCGTAAAATTAATTAAGGTGCTTATTAGTCAAAAATATATTTACCAACCCACTCTGCTTTGAAATAACAATTTTTCAACAACCTGACATTAGGTGTGCAAACTTAACAACACTAAATATAAATACTTAAACATAGCCCTCCTTTCCTAAAAAATAAAAACCAACGTTATTTGGCCCAAAGAACCAAGATAACGTTGGTTTACTTTATACCAAGCCTGTTCCGGCTTCGCATCCGGTCTACCAACATTTAACCTGCAACTCGCCTGTCAACCTACCTCAGTTGCAGGCCAGTCAGATTGATTTTAATTTTTTTTCCAGATCCGTATTGAGAATGAATACTTCAATTTGTTCCCCGGTGCGAATACTGATGTCACCGTGGCTGCTTACAACCTGGCAATTGGTTAAATCAGCAATCAACTTCTCAATTTGCTCAAGGTATGACTCCCGCAATTCCATGCGAAGCTGTTTCACCAGCGCCCGGCCTTTGCGGCTGTTGCTTACATGCTTTTCTTCTTTGGTAAGAACACCTTTGGACCGAACAATTACCATATCCCGGCAAATCATGGCCCTGGTGATTTCCGGTCCTCGGCCTACCAGTTCCCGTTGAAACTTTATAAAGGCTTCACAAATTTGTCTCTCTAGCAATATCTGCCGGCTCAAGCCCCCTCCCCCTTTTACGACAAATTTCCCGGCATAAATATAAAATAAAAGTAATTTGCATTGACCAACTTAAAATCCTGACAAACAATAAAGCCGTCTTGTGGTTTTGCATGACAAATAAATTTATGTTGTAATGACAAATATTTGTGTCTTTAACGTACAGATTTAAAATAATTCTGTACAGTTCTAAATATTTGTTTGACTCTGGATTTTGTCGCGATTACTCCCTCTGCCTTCGTATTGATAATAATTTCACAACTTTTAAAGTTTCTTAATAAAAATACCCCTTGCTGCCGCACAGCTTAAAAAATTGGCCGGGCCGCAACCGGCCACTGCCTAAAGTATTGAGATGTAACCTGAAATACGTCATTAAACAAACAAGGGCCGGCCCAAAAGGGCCCGCCCCAGGCGGCAAAGCCCAAAAATAAACAAGCATCCCCTTTTTGTACAACGGGATGCTTGTTTAAAGCGCTATATCGCTCTGAATACGGGGTTGCAAAAAAGCTAAAATTGCTTTAGGAACAATCCTCTCTTAAAAAGCCGACCGTTTATAACTTGCTGTGTCCTCGGCAGTTAAACGGCTGTGGGGGCCAGGGCTCCTCCATGGTAAAAAAAACTTTCCTTTACGCCCTGTTCTTCCTTGCTTTCCTCCAGGCTGAGATAGTTTTGGCAGCGGACAGGAATCACTGAAATATCCGTCAGAATAACATAGTCAATCTCCCTGGGTGCCAGTTCTTTTATGCCCGCTTCGGCATTTTGGATGGCCTCTTTGATTAGACGGCTGAGATGAAGCCGGATATCGCATGTTTCTTTACGGGCGCACTTGCCGCACTTTGAGGTACCGTACATCACTAACCCCCCTTTTTATTATTATACCACCGAATCAAAAAGGCCGGCACAAAATACGGAAAAACCCGCAAGTCGTGCCGGCCTACCCAATGCCAAGGTTCACTTCGCACTTTGTCTGCCTTTTTTGCTTTTTCTTAAATTAACTGTTTCGTAAAATTTTGTACAGTCTGATTTAAGCTAATTGACATTAAATTACTTGCCCAATCTAAACATCAGTTCTTATTTCAGCAGTTTGCAAAATATTAAGAAAGTTGCTTTGATTGCTTGCCGATCAGCGGTTTGTTTGGTCCGGAATAACTTCTTATGACCATGAAAACCTCTTTATCAATGCCGCTACAAAAATCCGGACAGGGGAACAAGATTTATTTTTTAACCATAAAAAAAGCGACTGAGAAGTCGCTCAAAGTGTCAACAAACATTAACCGTGGTTTATGATTACCTTTAGCTCCGGTCTGCGCACCGGCAGCACTATGATTCGCTCCGGTCGCCCTTGGGGTCGCCTCAAACTGACCCTCCTGGCCAGGTTCGACCGGCGCCCACAGGATGTGGGCGCCACCCCAATGACTCCTTACGCTCATCAAGGGCTGTAACCCTGCTTCGACAAGTTGCTGGCAGGTGATCATTAAACCACCTTGACTTTCCTTTGTCTATTGTCTGAGCGGCTGAGCAGCCCCTTTAAATAATTAAGCAAGCCGGTTTGTTAAACTTGTTTCTATTTTAAGTATTTTATATAATTAAGTTTTACGCCAATAATCCATATCTTTGGTTATTTATTTACCTACCTGCATGTCGCCTTGACCAAACCGGTAAAATAATCCATCTCAGGGTTAATCAAGCAAGGCTAGGCGCGGACAGTTCTTTCCTGGGTAGAGTATCCGATATTTCTTACAAAAGAACTGGCCTCATCAAGAACTTTGCCCGAAGTGGCAAATACTTCATCTTCTTCCATGAAAACATTGTTGCTGCCCACATGATCAATGATATGCATTTTCTCCAGCATCCGATAAATTTTAGGCGAAACCCCGGACAGCATTACCCGCTTGCCGTCACTCTGAGCTCTGTTAATAAATGATTCTATTACTTCTAAAGCGGTAATATCAATCACAGAAATGCCCTTAAAACGAATCAAGAATACCTTTGCATCAGAATAATTATCTGATAACTTCTTCTCCAGGTCTGAAGCAGAGCCAAAATACAGGTTGCCTTCCAGCTGAAAAATTGATATTGAGGGATTTTCGCCGTTAATGGTCTGCTCCACAAACCTGCCGTCACTGACCCTGACCGGTGCCAGGGTTTTTACACCGGCTACGCCGGAATCCTTCAAATAAAGGATCAGCGACAGAGCCACCCCGGCATAAATAGCCTGTTCAAGCTCGGGAGCAAATATGGTGGTCAGCATGGTTACCAGCAAAACAGCCGCATCGTTACGGTTGGTTTTTAAAACTTTAACCAGTGCTTTTTTATCTATCATGGAGTAAGCAACAACCATGATCACGCCGGCTAAGCTGGCGTTAGGAATATATTTGGCGTAGGGGGCAAAGAAAATCAGCACTAACAGCATTATAACACCAACCAGTACACCGGCTAGCCGGGTGCGCCCCCCGTTTTGGTAGGTGATGGCGGAACGGGTAAAAGAACCCGAGCCTGCGATACAGCTGAAGAAACCGCCAACCATATTGGCCAATCCCTGACCGATAAACTCCTGGTTAGGATCAATTTTCTGCAAGGTTTTGGCCGCTATCGCCTTGGAGATAGAAACCGCTTCTACTAATCCTATAATTGCGATGACCAGGGCGCCCGCACTTAAATCAGCAATGGCTTTGGGACTAAAGTTGGGTTGACTTAGCGGCGGGATAGCCTGGGGAATTTGACCCACAATTTTAACACCGTATTTTTCTAAATTAAGAGTCATCACCAAAACCACTGAAAAAATAACTCCCAACAGTGCCCCGGGTAGGTTTTTATTTATTTTTTTACAAATAACAATTACCGCAATAGTAAAAATCCCCAAACCAAAGGCCACATAGTTTAATTTATCAATGTTTTGCAAACAAATAATTACTTTATCAATACTGGACAGGTGACCTTTGGGCAATTTGATTCCCATCAAGTTATTAAGCTGGCCCATTGCAATGATTATACCGGCACCGGCAGTAAAGCCAACAATCACTGCGTGGGATACATAGTTAACCAGAGAGCCCAAGCGCAAAACTCCCATTAAAAATTGAATCGCACCCACCAAAAAGGTCAGTAAAAACAAGTTGGCAAAGAAATTATCCTGTCCCGCAAAGGGCACCATGTATGCGGCAATCAAGAGCGAAATAGCATTAGTTGGCCCGGTGGCCAGCTGGTGCGAACTACCAAAAGAAGACGCAACAATAGTGAGAACTATGCCTGCATACAGGCCGTAAGCCGGGTGGACACCGGCAATCATGGCATAAGCCATGGTTTGAGGCAAAGCCACCACAGCAACCGTAAGTGCTGCAACTAAATCAAATTTAAAGTCTTTTTTGTCGTAGCTTTTCAAGGTGTCTAAAATCGGCACAAACTTTAAAATGTTCATAAGCACAGCCCCCAATAACAGTTTTGATCACAAAAGGTGCTTTAAATACGATGTCATTAAGTATTTGTGAAACAAAGTGCTTCCATGGTTAAAAATAATAATAAAGGTGCTTAGTTAATTAAAAGTTATAGCTCTAAAGCAGCATAATTTTTCTGTTCTTTCAACCGCTCCTCTCTTTTAATTAATAACCATATATCTACCGGGCCGGGAATATAAGGTTTTGTCCGTTTTCCTCAGCCGGTTAGCATGCAAAACAGCTTTACAATTTTCTAAAATGCGGTATCTTAACCATCCCGGTTCTAAAACCTCAACTTCACTGCCCCATTGCACCAAAACACCGGCCATTTCTCTTGCCCGGTATGTTTTTAACAAAAGAATATACCGGCCATCCTTCTGCCGTTGTTTAGCTATAAGTTCGGTTGCCAATCTCTCGGTTACACTGCCTATCACTCTGGGGGACACTCTGATTTTAATTTCTTCCAAATCACCATCATTTCTTGCAGCAAGCACCACTGTTTGTCCGCTTGCATTAACAGCATCTGCATGATTAAAACCCGCAACGGAGATATTGAGAGGCAACACCGTACCCAGCTTGCTCAGCCACAGTCTAAATAAAAATTCTTTGACAAAAGACCTGGATATAGCTATTTGCTTGCTTAACTGCGACAACTCATCCAACATATTAAGCAACGGCATTTCGTTTGGCAGGCTGTTTTCAGTTTCTCTTAACGTATACCCGCCGGTTTCTGCCGTCTCTGTCGGCGCAACCTTTAAAATTTCGTACCCTAACTTTTGTAATTCATTAAGGTAACGGTATACCTGTCTGGTGCTCACCCCGCAACTTACAGCCAGGTGGGCCAGGGACACTCCTTGACCCCGATGCCGTTTTATTTCTGTTAAAACTGTTTCCAAATTACGGGTATGGTTATGTTTTACTTTTTTTAAATATTTTCCGGCCATACCATCACCCCTGATTAAGAGTTCATAAAATACCGGACAACGGATGCCTCTCCCTGGGCAAAATCTGTTTGTGACTCTGCTAATACTTTTAAGATAAGCAATTTTTCCTCTGGCCCCATATCACGCAAAACTTCATCAACCACCTGCAGGCTTGCGAAAAAAGGAGCTTTTTTTACAAGGGGGAGCAGCAGCATACTTAACCTCACCACATTCCCATTGAGGCAGGGATAAGCGGCACAAAGATCAACGGCTTGCTCCGATTTGGCCAATACTTCATGCCAATTGACTTCGCCCTCGGCTACCCTTTGTCCGTGTTCACGCAACCTATTCAGCAAATTGTCCAAGCATCTGCTGCTGTCAGCGTCTCCTGTGGTTGGCATACAATCGTAAGCCTTAGCCATAACTTACCTCCATTAGGAAAAACCGTTAGCCTCCACCAACTCACTTACCTCTTTGAAAATCTCTACCGTTCTGACCATCCCTACAATTTGTCCCTTATCCTCCACCGGTATCAACTCTAGATTTTCTTCCATTAACAGGCATATCGCATCCAAAATATTGTCATTAACATTGACCGTGACTTTTCCTATCGGCTTCATCACCTCTTTTACCTTTTTAGCGGCCTGCAAAAGACATAAACTTGTAAAAACCCCTTCCCGATACTTAAAACCTTCACTCAGGGCCTTTCTTGATATTTTTAAAGAATTGATAATATCGCGAAAACTAAGAGTTCCTACCAGTTTTTTATTATGATCAAAAACCAGCACTGAACGATGAGCCTGTGACCCGGCTGAACAACCGGCAAAAAAAGTACATTTTAGGACAAACATGGCATCCCGTAAAGAGTTCTCCAAAAAAACCGTTGCATAGTCTTGAATGGGTAACATAATGTGTTTTACTTTTTTCTCTTTTGGGCCGGGCATCTAAAACTCACACCCCTTAAGCAAATAAACCGCGCCCCCGTTTAATTTTAGTCATCATCTTTCTCATGTTTATCCAGGGAAAAATACCTTTTCATAACTTCCGCCAGCAACTTGCTTGTTTCAATTTCGTTGTGGATGTTACAGGAATCAAACTTCTCTTGAACCCACTCAGCAAACTGTGCAGCGGTCATTAACCTTACCTCCCCTATTATTATGCAAGCACATTTTGTTTGTTATCAGACACAAACCAACCCTTCAGACTTGTTGCGTCACAAAAAATGTCTATTACCGTTCATTTTTCTTTAGCAGTTAAATCACTTGTGGTATAATAAATTAAATTGCCAAACAAGATTTAACTTTGATTTTTATTGCCTTGTCATGGTCCTTTTGATCAGTTTATATAGATTTTTTAAAGCAAAACTCATGCCATAAAATAAACCTGCCAAAACTTCAGCAATATTTGTTTTATTGTCTATTTTTAAGCAAGAGTTGGTTGGTTGTTAACACGAATTTTTATTAAATCAAGGCACACCTTAATTTGCAAGCAATAACCTAATAGTTTCAATGATTTATTGGTGTTTGTTTTTATACGGTCAGCTGCTTCTTTTGTCTGTTATTATGCACTAAGGGGTGTTGTGGTGTTTAAAATTTTTAAAAATAAATCCTTTGCCACACAAATTATGGTAACAGTTTCAGCTATTTTGTTAATTCCTATCCTGGTTATGGTTTATGACATTTTTTTTGCCGGGGCTAAGGATGAAATGTTGCTAAAAACCAAAGAAGAACGATTGGGTACCATGGTTAAAGCCACAGTACGCGAGCTCAACAGTTTTCTGCAATACCAAGCTGGTTCAACAGACCCGCAAGTATCTGCCAAAACACTGGAGGGCCTGGCAAATACTTTTAAGATGGCCGCCAAACCGTTGTCTGAGGCTAATCCAGGGGTTCGCTTGGGACTCTATGTTCCTGCCACCAAAGATCTTTATGTATATGGCTTTTTGCACCAGTACCGCCCGCAAACGCCGGAAGAAAAAAAAGCACGGGAACAGCGCATATTAAATGAAGCCTCATCCGGCATCACGGCGGTAACCGCCACCAAAGAACCCCTTTCCCGCATTACCGGTTCTCTGGGTGATCAAACCTTCGAATACCTGATGCCGGTTATGCATAAGAACCAACTGGTTGCCATTGCCTGGGCGGATGAACAAGTTCACCCGGTGTTTGCCCAAAGCAGGCAGTTCAGCCTGATAACCCGCTACCTGACACTTTTCGGTTTGATCTTCGGTCTTGGGGCCGCTCTTTACGTCATTCACAACCTGGCCTCGGAAGTGCAAGTTATTAAGAATGGCCTATTAAGCATGGAGGAAGATATAGATAAGAGATTGCCGGCAATGCCGGGGGAAATCGGTGAAGTTGTGCAAGCTATCAATAATTTGGCAGACTCTTTAAAGGAAAAGAAAAGGTTGCAGGAAGAATTGATGCGCTCTGAGCGACTGGCAGCCCTTGGCCGCTTGGTGACCGGGGTTGCCCATGAATTAAGAAATCCGTTGGGCATAGTTAAGGCCACAGTTCAGGTCATGGAGGGAGAATTTAAGTCATTACAGGAGTTAAAAGAATATACCCGGGTTATTTGCGAACAAGTTGACCGGGGTAATAAAGTTATTCAAGAATTACTGGACTTCGGGCGGCCCAGCAAGCCTATTGTCAGCCCCACCGATATAAACGGGCTTCTTGATTCGGTATTGACTTTCACCTCCCCCATGCTGCGGCAAAATAAAATCCAACTGACCAAGGATTTTTCTGCCAACCTGCCGGCTGCGGCCATTGAAGGAGATAAAATAAAGCAGGTTTTTGTCAACTTAATTTTAAATGCTATCCAAGCGATGCCCGGCGGAGGTAAGCTGACAATACAAACCGCAACTGCACCGGGATTTATTCATGTTAGCTTTACGGACACCGGCCAGGGCATCGCTGCCCGGCACTTGCCGCACATTTTTGATCCTTTTTACAGCACCAAGGAAGAGGGGGCCGGGTTGGGTTTATCCATCTGTCACCAGATTGTCCGCATGCACGGCGGTAAAATATGGGTGGCGCAAACTTCGCCTGCCGGCACTACTTTTACCGTCAGCCTGCCCCAAGCCAACCTGCAGGAAGGATGTGATATCGATTGAATAAAATATTAATCATCGACGATGAAGAACACATGTGCTGGGCCCTGGAAAAAGGACTGCGCCAGGAAGGTTACCATGTGCTGACAACCACCAGGGCCAGGGAAGGCCTGGAATTAATTCGTAAAGAAACACCTTCCCTGGTCATCCTTGACTTGAAAATGCCTGAGCTGGACGGTTTAGAAGTCTTGCTGCGGGCAAAAGATTTGCTGCCCAAGCTGCCTGTAATCATGATCACGGCCCACGGTACTATTGACACTGCCATCGAAGCTATGAAATTGGGTGCCACCGATTACATTACCAAACCCTTTGATTTAGATGAACTTAAACTGGTAGTTAAACAGGCATTAATGGTGAGTCAGCTGCAGGAGGAAGTGTCCTTCCTGCGTTCTGAACTAAATAAAAAATATGGCCAAATTATCGGTA
This window of the Desulforamulus hydrothermalis Lam5 = DSM 18033 genome carries:
- a CDS encoding WYL domain-containing protein, with the protein product MAGKYLKKVKHNHTRNLETVLTEIKRHRGQGVSLAHLAVSCGVSTRQVYRYLNELQKLGYEILKVAPTETAETGGYTLRETENSLPNEMPLLNMLDELSQLSKQIAISRSFVKEFLFRLWLSKLGTVLPLNISVAGFNHADAVNASGQTVVLAARNDGDLEEIKIRVSPRVIGSVTERLATELIAKQRQKDGRYILLLKTYRAREMAGVLVQWGSEVEVLEPGWLRYRILENCKAVLHANRLRKTDKTLYSRPGRYMVIN
- a CDS encoding CBS domain-containing protein — protein: MPGPKEKKVKHIMLPIQDYATVFLENSLRDAMFVLKCTFFAGCSAGSQAHRSVLVFDHNKKLVGTLSFRDIINSLKISRKALSEGFKYREGVFTSLCLLQAAKKVKEVMKPIGKVTVNVNDNILDAICLLMEENLELIPVEDKGQIVGMVRTVEIFKEVSELVEANGFS
- a CDS encoding ATP-binding protein; translated protein: MFKIFKNKSFATQIMVTVSAILLIPILVMVYDIFFAGAKDEMLLKTKEERLGTMVKATVRELNSFLQYQAGSTDPQVSAKTLEGLANTFKMAAKPLSEANPGVRLGLYVPATKDLYVYGFLHQYRPQTPEEKKAREQRILNEASSGITAVTATKEPLSRITGSLGDQTFEYLMPVMHKNQLVAIAWADEQVHPVFAQSRQFSLITRYLTLFGLIFGLGAALYVIHNLASEVQVIKNGLLSMEEDIDKRLPAMPGEIGEVVQAINNLADSLKEKKRLQEELMRSERLAALGRLVTGVAHELRNPLGIVKATVQVMEGEFKSLQELKEYTRVICEQVDRGNKVIQELLDFGRPSKPIVSPTDINGLLDSVLTFTSPMLRQNKIQLTKDFSANLPAAAIEGDKIKQVFVNLILNAIQAMPGGGKLTIQTATAPGFIHVSFTDTGQGIAARHLPHIFDPFYSTKEEGAGLGLSICHQIVRMHGGKIWVAQTSPAGTTFTVSLPQANLQEGCDID